The proteins below are encoded in one region of Sphingobium yanoikuyae:
- the cobA gene encoding uroporphyrinogen-III C-methyltransferase, with the protein MQPNDLIAPGDVWLVGAGPGDPDLLTRKAERLICAADIIFCDALVGPEILDLIPDHAERVSVGKRSGRHSKDQQTIDEMLVEAALAGKRVVRLKGGDPAMFARSTEEMTALRAVGVRVRICPGITAASAVAASAGISLSLRGIARRVQFVTAHSRRGQALDLDWDALADPACTLAVYMGREAAPELSRALIAAGLPGATPALITCDASLPQEQQLRTRLDLLPLVTQAFADDRPTLILIGEAVAQADMAMAGGTDDVRRSTASR; encoded by the coding sequence ATGCAGCCGAATGACCTCATCGCGCCGGGCGACGTCTGGCTGGTCGGTGCCGGGCCGGGCGATCCCGACCTGCTGACGCGCAAGGCCGAAAGGCTGATCTGCGCGGCGGACATCATCTTCTGCGACGCGCTGGTGGGGCCGGAGATATTGGACCTCATTCCCGATCATGCGGAACGGGTCAGCGTCGGCAAGCGGTCGGGCCGCCATTCGAAGGATCAGCAGACGATCGACGAGATGCTGGTGGAGGCGGCGCTGGCGGGCAAGCGGGTGGTTCGGCTGAAGGGCGGCGACCCGGCGATGTTCGCCCGTTCGACCGAGGAAATGACGGCGCTGCGCGCGGTCGGCGTTCGCGTTCGGATCTGCCCCGGCATCACGGCGGCCAGCGCCGTGGCGGCGTCGGCGGGCATTTCCCTGTCGCTGCGTGGGATTGCGCGTCGGGTCCAGTTCGTGACGGCGCATAGCCGCCGGGGTCAGGCGCTGGATCTGGATTGGGATGCCCTGGCCGATCCGGCCTGCACCCTGGCCGTCTATATGGGACGCGAGGCCGCCCCGGAACTCAGTCGCGCGCTGATCGCTGCGGGCCTGCCGGGCGCGACCCCGGCGCTCATCACCTGCGATGCTTCGCTGCCGCAGGAACAGCAGTTGCGCACGCGCCTCGATCTCCTGCCGCTGGTGACGCAGGCTTTTGCCGATGATCGCCCGACCCTGATCCTGATCGGAGAGGCGGTGGCTCAGGCCGACATGGCCATGGCTGGCGGAACGGACGATGTCCGCCGATCAACGGCATCGCGCTGA
- a CDS encoding site-specific integrase produces MSATAKPEGKRPKNCFAAPGSPFWQYEIIIAGHKERGSTRCRKAGDAADFVAARRLSLKEELAARAAGKKMTKGPVSLQTACDRYYEDKAAQQKAADTYLAQMASLVAIMPPNTHLHDIDHALLLDYRRNRQAESKRVLAGATINREIELLRRVWRHLDDLGFECGEQPKWAKAIDRGAEVERIRDLTADEETRLMEALSAISPELCLVVEFALIAGQRKSSIMSLRRSMVDRQANRATILLKTKGEAPRPHTFPLTARACEILDAFPPVAGTDAVFTYTCRRSAPAKQGNAPRVKGQRYEFSRDGWRRDWATALKNAGIEDFKFHDLRHSAATRIIRKTGNLKIAQNLLAHTDIAQTARYAHAFHGDILAAMELVAS; encoded by the coding sequence ATGTCCGCAACAGCAAAGCCAGAAGGCAAACGCCCGAAAAACTGCTTCGCCGCTCCGGGAAGCCCGTTCTGGCAATACGAAATCATCATCGCCGGTCACAAAGAGCGCGGTTCAACTCGCTGTCGAAAAGCGGGCGATGCGGCGGACTTCGTAGCTGCGCGCCGCCTGTCGCTGAAAGAGGAACTGGCTGCGCGTGCGGCTGGCAAAAAGATGACAAAGGGTCCGGTTAGCCTCCAGACCGCCTGTGATCGATACTACGAAGACAAGGCCGCGCAGCAAAAGGCAGCCGACACCTACCTGGCGCAGATGGCTTCGCTGGTCGCCATCATGCCGCCCAATACCCATTTGCACGATATCGATCACGCCTTGCTGCTGGACTATCGCCGGAACCGTCAGGCCGAGTCCAAGCGCGTTCTCGCGGGGGCGACGATCAACCGTGAAATTGAACTGTTGCGCCGGGTCTGGCGCCACCTCGACGATTTGGGCTTCGAATGTGGCGAACAGCCCAAGTGGGCCAAAGCGATCGACAGGGGGGCGGAAGTCGAACGCATCCGCGACCTGACGGCTGACGAAGAGACGCGGTTGATGGAAGCCCTTTCGGCCATCAGCCCCGAGCTTTGCCTGGTCGTCGAATTCGCCTTGATCGCAGGACAGCGCAAGAGTTCCATCATGTCGCTTCGCCGGTCGATGGTGGACCGCCAGGCCAACCGCGCGACGATCCTTCTCAAGACAAAGGGGGAGGCGCCTCGGCCGCACACTTTCCCCCTGACTGCCCGCGCGTGCGAAATTCTCGACGCCTTCCCGCCTGTGGCCGGAACCGATGCCGTTTTCACATATACCTGCCGCCGATCAGCACCCGCCAAGCAGGGAAACGCGCCTCGCGTGAAAGGGCAGCGCTACGAATTCTCGCGCGATGGCTGGCGTCGAGATTGGGCGACCGCCCTCAAGAATGCGGGGATCGAAGATTTCAAATTCCACGACCTGCGCCACTCGGCCGCTACGCGGATCATTCGCAAAACAGGAAATCTCAAGATCGCCCAGAACCTGCTGGCGCACACCGACATCGCGCAGACGGCCCGATACGCCCACGCTTTCCACGGCGACATTTTGGCTGCGATGGAACTGGTCGCATCCTGA